In Deinococcus aquaedulcis, one DNA window encodes the following:
- a CDS encoding peptidylprolyl isomerase yields MTDTYQADGFAPTPELAAERQTRFSQAPELGEGIEPGKQYRAILETSKGRIVVELYPDDAPVTVNSFAYLLRHHYYDGIKFHRVIDGFMAQAGDPTGTGAGGPGYDFEDEPNGHRHRGKGILSMANRGPNTNGSQFFITFVDTPHLDGRHTIFGKVVDGLDVLDRLTRIQPGMGGTPDVIEKAYLVEK; encoded by the coding sequence ATGACCGACACCTATCAGGCCGACGGCTTTGCCCCCACCCCCGAACTGGCCGCCGAGCGTCAGACGCGCTTTTCGCAGGCCCCTGAACTGGGCGAGGGCATTGAACCCGGCAAGCAGTACCGCGCCATCCTGGAAACCAGCAAGGGCCGCATTGTGGTTGAGCTGTACCCCGACGACGCCCCGGTGACCGTCAACTCGTTTGCCTATCTGCTGCGTCACCACTACTACGACGGCATCAAGTTCCACCGCGTCATTGATGGCTTCATGGCCCAGGCAGGCGACCCCACCGGCACCGGCGCGGGCGGCCCTGGCTACGACTTCGAAGACGAGCCCAACGGCCACCGCCACCGGGGCAAGGGCATCCTGAGCATGGCCAACCGGGGCCCCAACACCAACGGCAGCCAGTTCTTTATCACCTTCGTGGACACCCCCCACCTGGACGGCCGCCACACCATCTTCGGCAAAGTCGTGGACGGCCTGGACGTGCTGGACCGCCTGACCCGCATTCAGCCCGGCATGGGCGGCACCCCGGATGTGATTGAAAAGGCGTACTTGGTCGAGAAGTAA
- a CDS encoding DMT family transporter has protein sequence MRAPVPGQLDALSLGAILVTIVFWASAFAGIRAGLEAFSPGHVTLYRFLVASAALGLYAVAARIPLPPLGDLGRIALLSFSGITLYHICLNYGEVSVPAGTASLIIAAGPVITALLATRFAGERLNHLGWLGTLISLGGVALIVLGSGQSLQFTQGALLILAAALFTSLYFVFQKPLLLRMNPLHFTVWSLILGTVPMLVFLPGFGTALAQAPLEAHLALVYIGLFPAALAYLTWTFALARVGAGTTTSFLYVSPVFAVLIAWLWLREVPTAVTLVGGAIAVAGVVLVNTRGRPAAAPTPPAEARA, from the coding sequence ATGCGCGCGCCTGTGCCCGGCCAACTGGACGCCCTGTCTCTGGGGGCCATTCTGGTCACCATCGTGTTCTGGGCCTCAGCCTTTGCGGGGATTCGCGCGGGGCTGGAAGCCTTTTCACCTGGGCACGTCACGCTGTACCGCTTTCTGGTCGCCAGCGCCGCGCTGGGCCTCTACGCCGTGGCCGCCCGCATTCCGCTGCCGCCGCTGGGAGACCTGGGCCGCATTGCGCTGCTCAGCTTTTCGGGCATCACGCTGTACCACATCTGCCTGAACTACGGCGAGGTCAGCGTGCCCGCTGGCACTGCCAGCCTGATCATCGCGGCGGGGCCGGTCATCACGGCGCTGCTGGCCACGCGCTTTGCGGGCGAGCGCCTGAACCACCTGGGCTGGCTGGGCACCCTGATCAGCCTGGGCGGCGTGGCGCTGATCGTGCTGGGCAGCGGCCAGAGCCTGCAGTTTACCCAGGGCGCCCTGCTGATTCTGGCGGCGGCGCTGTTTACCAGCCTGTACTTCGTGTTTCAGAAACCGCTGCTCTTACGCATGAACCCGCTGCACTTCACGGTGTGGTCGCTGATCCTGGGCACCGTGCCCATGCTGGTGTTCCTGCCGGGCTTCGGCACGGCGCTGGCCCAGGCGCCGCTTGAGGCACACCTCGCACTCGTGTATATCGGGCTGTTTCCAGCGGCGCTGGCGTACCTCACCTGGACCTTTGCCCTGGCCCGCGTGGGGGCCGGCACCACCACCTCGTTTCTGTATGTCTCGCCCGTGTTCGCGGTGCTGATCGCGTGGCTGTGGCTGCGCGAGGTGCCCACCGCCGTGACCCTGGTGGGCGGCGCCATTGCCGTGGCGGGCGTGGTGTTGGTGAACACCCGGGGCCGCCCCGCCGCCGCGCCCACCCCCCCGGCCGAGGCCCGGGCATGA
- a CDS encoding flavin reductase family protein: MTQPQSMTGGLSPLEFRQTLGRFASGVTIITAADGQERRGMTASAFVSVSLQPPLILVSVDNRAQMHALLSRPEVTHFGVSVLSAAQRHLSDHFAGRPGPEELVPWFEHEGLPLIGGAVAQLVCRKHEVIPAGDHTLYLGFVDYSRYTDDDPLVYFRGQYHELG, translated from the coding sequence GGCCTTTCGCCCCTGGAGTTCCGGCAAACGCTGGGCCGCTTTGCCAGCGGCGTGACCATCATCACGGCGGCCGACGGCCAGGAGCGCCGGGGCATGACCGCCAGCGCTTTTGTGTCGGTCAGCCTGCAGCCGCCGCTGATTCTGGTCAGCGTGGACAACCGCGCCCAGATGCACGCGCTGCTCTCGCGCCCAGAGGTCACGCACTTTGGGGTCAGCGTGCTCTCGGCGGCGCAGCGCCACCTCAGCGACCACTTTGCCGGGCGTCCGGGCCCCGAGGAACTGGTGCCCTGGTTCGAGCATGAGGGCCTGCCCCTGATCGGCGGCGCGGTGGCGCAGCTCGTGTGCCGCAAGCACGAGGTCATCCCGGCGGGCGACCATACGCTGTACCTGGGCTTCGTGGACTATAGCCGCTACACCGACGACGACCCCCTGGTGTACTTCCGGGGCCAGTACCACGAGCTGGGTTAA
- a CDS encoding metallophosphoesterase family protein, which produces MIRLAILADLHANLAATLAVHADLQRRGLTDIWVLGDLVGKGPRPREVVDWTQAHATRVIQGNWDARVAGATHRPQDLWPRSKLSPAALGYLSELPYGIEEQFGGAWWRFVHASSRGLFHRLYPHSSLHDQLEAFAPNAQFGLKEHADALVYADMHEALMLDVEGRPLINCGSVGNPLDSTLPCYLVLEFDPHGPAHSATYVRLTYDRDEEIAAAEASDMPFIREYIAELLTGAYQKRRARTGE; this is translated from the coding sequence ATGATTCGCCTCGCCATCCTTGCGGACCTGCACGCCAATCTGGCGGCCACGCTCGCAGTTCACGCAGACCTTCAGCGGCGCGGCCTCACGGACATCTGGGTGCTGGGCGATCTGGTGGGCAAGGGCCCGCGCCCGCGTGAGGTGGTGGACTGGACCCAGGCCCACGCCACGCGCGTGATTCAGGGCAACTGGGACGCCCGGGTGGCCGGCGCCACCCACCGCCCCCAGGATCTATGGCCGCGCAGCAAACTCAGCCCCGCCGCCCTGGGTTACCTTTCAGAGCTGCCCTACGGCATCGAGGAGCAGTTTGGCGGCGCGTGGTGGCGCTTTGTGCACGCCAGCAGCCGGGGCCTGTTTCACCGCCTGTACCCGCACAGCAGCCTGCACGACCAACTCGAAGCCTTTGCGCCAAATGCGCAGTTTGGCCTGAAGGAGCACGCCGACGCCCTGGTCTACGCCGACATGCACGAGGCCCTGATGCTGGACGTGGAGGGCCGGCCCCTGATCAACTGCGGCAGCGTGGGCAATCCCCTGGATTCCACGCTGCCCTGCTATCTGGTGCTGGAATTTGATCCCCACGGCCCGGCCCACAGCGCCACCTACGTGCGCCTGACCTACGACCGCGACGAGGAAATCGCGGCGGCTGAGGCCAGCGACATGCCCTTTATTCGCGAATACATTGCGGAGTTGCTGACGGGGGCGTACCAGAAGCGGCGGGCGCGGACGGGCGAGTAA
- a CDS encoding SRPBCC family protein: MTNSSSTTSSTGMAGMDQGRMISGAAGGALLLMGLRKRGILGLGMAAVGGYLAYRAATGNDPVMAAAGLSGSATAAKPIFVEHSVVIDRPAQQVYDYWRKLENLPQVMSHLESVTTLDEKRSRWVAKAPLGTHVEWEAEIVNDKPGQRIGWHSLPGATVDNAGSVQFEELPGGGTRVHVALSYRPPAGPLGAAVAKLFGEEPSQQIAEDLQKFKAAFEGGSKN; the protein is encoded by the coding sequence ATGACGAACAGCAGCAGCACGACCAGTAGCACGGGAATGGCAGGCATGGATCAGGGCCGCATGATCAGCGGGGCGGCAGGTGGCGCCCTGCTTCTGATGGGCCTGCGCAAGCGCGGCATCCTGGGCCTGGGCATGGCCGCCGTGGGCGGGTACCTCGCCTACCGCGCCGCCACCGGCAACGACCCCGTGATGGCCGCCGCCGGCCTGAGCGGCAGCGCTACGGCCGCCAAGCCCATTTTTGTGGAGCACAGCGTGGTCATTGACCGCCCCGCGCAGCAGGTGTACGACTACTGGCGCAAGCTGGAGAACCTGCCCCAGGTCATGAGCCACCTGGAAAGCGTGACCACCCTTGACGAGAAGCGCAGCCGCTGGGTTGCCAAAGCACCCCTGGGCACCCACGTGGAATGGGAAGCCGAGATCGTGAATGACAAGCCCGGCCAGCGCATCGGCTGGCACTCGCTCCCCGGCGCCACCGTGGACAACGCCGGCAGCGTGCAGTTTGAAGAGCTCCCCGGCGGCGGCACCCGCGTGCACGTGGCCCTGTCCTACCGCCCGCCCGCTGGCCCCCTGGGCGCGGCCGTGGCCAAGCTGTTCGGTGAAGAGCCCAGCCAGCAGATCGCCGAGGACCTGCAGAAGTTCAAGGCGGCCTTTGAAGGTGGCAGCAAGAACTGA